A section of the Hyalangium minutum genome encodes:
- a CDS encoding ATP-binding protein, producing the protein MGHSTPPHDTAPRPSSTPEQPDTPQREAAAVLVAGGEMGALMRSIDWAQTPVGPPETWPQSLRTAVSILLESRFPMYIAWGPQFVQFYNDGYRPILGSTKHPAAMGRSAQATFEESWHIIGPMFEGVRHGTAVGSEDWMLPLDRNGYLEECYFTFSYSPIRDESGGIGGVLVTVTETTGRVLGERRLRTLRDLAARVGPVKREHDAWREAAQALEGNAFDVPFALLYRLRDADAGPELVATAGWETDTAAAVSLFGAASANPPWPFAEAAATQRPQLVPELRARFAQLPSGPWPEAPHSALVLPIARPGAQRLDGFFVAGLSARRAPDDDYRGFLGLVADHIATSISSARAYEEERKRAEALAELDRTKTAFFNNVSHELRTPLTLMLGPVEEALADTAHPLVPEQRERQEMVLRNGLRLRKLVNTMLDFARLEAGRTQALFVPTDLSSLTLELVSNFDSAMASAGLTLVSDCPALPVPVYVDPAMWEKVVLNLLSNALKFTHQGEIRIALRWLGDHVELTVQDTGIGMPAEELPRIFDRFHRVQGSQGRSHEGTGIGLALVQELVKLHGGRVTVTSVLHKGSTFTVSLPTGSGHLPQEQLGTSQARPPTGSGADEFLAEASSWNEAEASAASPRADARILLADDNADMRTYLSRLLSQHWTVEAASTGAQALAAARAHPPSLIISDVMMPGMSGLELVQALRADSRTRTIPILLLSARAGEEATIQGFGSGADEYLAKPFSAKELLARVTALLTVSRLRQEAVHAERAHTEDTQRFLEESRRATRLREEMLAVVSHDLRSPLTAIRTSAELLQRLSPEGELLARVRKQADTIRRSADRMNRLIEDLLDLASIDAGTLSIAAQAQPAEELARDVRELFEPPAAEKGVQLVFEVEPGLVLWCDKERILQALGNLLSNAIKFTPPGGSIHLRAEAEAGTGAVRLSVTDTGPGIPPAEQPHIFDRYWHGAQRKREGHGLGLSIAKGIVESHGGQIRLERTSGTGSTFSLSLPAGQQTGAVSPAPRQALQRPGAEESFIQNGGEMGALMRSIDWSKNSLGPIEDWPQSLRTSVSTMLRSPYPIILFWGPQLRMLYNDPFRPILGAKHPETMGARGNEALAEEWALLGPLMKRVHETGEPLFIENGNVNFQRRPGGLREEAYFTWSYNPTIGELGEIAGLFAIASETTRQVVGDRQLGILRELSIRAALTKKVEEVFRSVEEVLAQAGHDLPFALFYVIRAGKAHLVSCAGLARGAPAAPVELSLGDSLSWPLAEVASRKQEVLVEDLHLKFGHLPGGPWPEPTTRALLLPVPMGADAEATGVLVAGLSPLMALHGEYRGFLQLLARQLAASLSSARAYEQEKQRAEELARLDQAKTAFFSNVSHEFRTPLTLILGPIEDALSKTEKALEGERLDLVRRNALRLYKLVNTLLDFSRMEAGRAQAHYAPTDLSALTRNLASAFQSAVESAGLRLVVDCPPLPEPIYVDPEMWEKIVLNLLSNAVKYTHEGEIRVGLRWQDGQAVLTVQDTGVGIPEEELPRIFERFYRVRVTQGRSHEGTGIGLALVQELVKLHGGSVSVASTLSVGTTFTLRLPRGSAHLPPERIERTHRPGSLAEAVAPFVEEAKRWSVEDSGPHTPSTGASEDPALEVPEELARSRILLVDDNADLRIYVAGLLGRAFPHVETATNGNDALERARAHPPDLVLSDVMMPGMDGFGLVRALRASEDTRAIPIILLSARAGDEATVEGLQSGADDYLVKPFSARELLVRVRTQLDMARVRREALRNELEKKVLQESVRVRDAFLSLVSHELRTPVSALSLNVQSLLRSVGSQGHAEALLEAVGAKAQTTQKHLHRLSRLVERLLDVSELVTGRLKLTRQEADLSAIASAVVDQARDKALHAGSVLTLNAPSPVIGSCDPARLHQLLESLLDNALKFGAGKPIEVAVRRDSDQASITVRDHGVGIGPEDQDRIFGRFERAVSEKNYGGFGLGLWIARHLAEAHGGGIRLRHTEGGGATFTAVLPLHPTGASQPH; encoded by the coding sequence ATGGGCCATTCGACCCCTCCTCACGACACGGCACCCCGCCCCTCTTCCACGCCCGAGCAGCCAGACACGCCCCAGCGCGAGGCGGCGGCGGTGCTCGTCGCTGGGGGCGAGATGGGCGCCCTCATGCGCTCCATCGACTGGGCTCAGACGCCCGTGGGCCCACCGGAGACGTGGCCTCAGTCTCTGCGGACGGCGGTGAGCATCCTGCTCGAATCGCGCTTTCCGATGTACATCGCGTGGGGACCTCAGTTCGTCCAGTTCTACAACGATGGGTACCGGCCGATTCTCGGCTCGACCAAGCATCCCGCCGCCATGGGCCGCAGCGCCCAGGCCACGTTCGAGGAGAGCTGGCACATCATCGGCCCGATGTTCGAGGGAGTGCGGCACGGGACGGCGGTCGGCTCCGAGGATTGGATGCTCCCGCTGGACCGCAATGGCTACCTCGAGGAGTGCTACTTCACCTTCTCGTACAGCCCGATCCGAGACGAGAGTGGGGGCATCGGAGGTGTTCTTGTCACCGTCACCGAGACGACCGGCCGAGTGCTGGGCGAGCGGCGGCTGCGGACGCTGAGAGACCTGGCGGCGCGCGTGGGCCCGGTGAAGCGGGAGCACGATGCGTGGCGAGAAGCAGCCCAGGCGCTCGAGGGCAACGCCTTTGACGTTCCCTTCGCCTTGCTGTACCGGCTCAGGGACGCGGACGCGGGGCCCGAGCTGGTGGCGACGGCCGGCTGGGAGACAGATACCGCCGCCGCTGTCTCGCTCTTCGGCGCAGCTTCAGCAAACCCGCCGTGGCCCTTCGCGGAGGCGGCCGCAACCCAGCGCCCCCAGCTCGTCCCGGAGCTTCGCGCCCGCTTCGCGCAGCTGCCCAGCGGCCCCTGGCCGGAGGCTCCTCACTCGGCCCTGGTCCTACCGATTGCCCGTCCGGGCGCTCAGCGCCTCGATGGCTTTTTCGTCGCGGGCTTGAGCGCGCGGCGCGCCCCCGACGACGACTACCGTGGATTTCTGGGGCTGGTGGCGGACCACATCGCCACCTCCATCAGCAGCGCCCGCGCCTACGAGGAGGAGAGGAAGCGGGCGGAAGCCCTGGCCGAGCTGGACCGCACCAAGACCGCCTTCTTCAACAACGTCAGCCACGAGCTGCGCACCCCGCTCACGCTGATGCTCGGGCCCGTCGAAGAAGCCCTGGCGGACACTGCCCATCCCCTCGTCCCCGAGCAGCGGGAGCGGCAGGAGATGGTCCTCCGCAACGGCCTGCGCCTGCGCAAGCTCGTCAACACGATGCTCGACTTCGCCCGCCTGGAGGCCGGGCGCACCCAGGCCCTCTTCGTCCCCACGGACCTCTCCTCCCTCACGCTCGAGCTCGTGAGCAACTTCGACTCCGCGATGGCGTCCGCCGGGCTCACGCTGGTGTCCGACTGCCCCGCGCTCCCCGTACCCGTCTACGTAGATCCGGCCATGTGGGAGAAGGTTGTCCTGAACCTCCTCTCCAACGCCTTGAAGTTCACCCACCAGGGAGAGATCCGCATCGCGCTGAGGTGGCTCGGCGATCACGTGGAGCTCACCGTCCAGGACACGGGCATCGGCATGCCGGCGGAGGAGTTGCCCCGCATCTTCGATCGCTTCCACCGGGTCCAGGGCTCGCAAGGGCGCAGCCACGAGGGCACGGGCATCGGGCTCGCGCTGGTGCAGGAGCTGGTCAAGCTGCACGGCGGGAGGGTGACGGTGACGAGTGTGCTCCACAAGGGGAGCACGTTCACGGTGAGCCTCCCCACGGGCTCTGGGCACCTCCCCCAGGAGCAGCTGGGAACTTCCCAGGCGCGCCCCCCCACCGGGAGTGGAGCGGACGAGTTCCTCGCGGAGGCCTCCTCCTGGAATGAAGCCGAGGCTTCCGCAGCCAGCCCTCGAGCTGACGCCCGGATCTTGTTGGCGGACGACAACGCCGACATGCGGACCTACCTCTCGCGTCTCCTGTCGCAGCACTGGACCGTGGAGGCGGCGAGCACGGGCGCACAGGCCCTCGCCGCCGCGCGGGCCCATCCTCCCAGCCTCATCATCTCCGACGTGATGATGCCCGGGATGAGCGGCTTGGAGCTGGTTCAAGCCCTGCGCGCGGACAGCCGCACCCGCACCATTCCCATCCTGCTCCTGTCCGCACGCGCGGGCGAAGAGGCCACCATCCAGGGGTTCGGCAGCGGCGCGGACGAGTACCTCGCCAAGCCCTTCTCCGCGAAGGAGCTCCTGGCGCGCGTCACCGCGCTGCTCACGGTCTCGCGGCTGCGCCAGGAGGCGGTCCACGCGGAGCGCGCCCACACGGAGGACACCCAGCGCTTTCTCGAGGAGTCCCGCCGCGCCACACGCCTCCGAGAGGAGATGCTCGCCGTCGTCAGCCACGATTTGCGCTCGCCGCTCACCGCCATTCGCACCTCCGCGGAGCTCCTCCAGCGGCTGTCCCCGGAGGGTGAATTGCTCGCCCGCGTGCGCAAGCAGGCGGACACGATCCGGCGCTCCGCCGACCGGATGAACCGGCTCATCGAGGACCTGCTCGATCTGGCGAGCATCGATGCCGGAACGCTCTCCATTGCGGCCCAAGCGCAGCCGGCCGAGGAGCTCGCCCGTGATGTCCGGGAGCTCTTCGAGCCTCCAGCGGCCGAGAAAGGCGTGCAGCTCGTCTTCGAGGTGGAGCCGGGGCTCGTTCTGTGGTGCGACAAGGAACGAATCCTCCAAGCGCTCGGGAATCTGCTCTCCAACGCGATCAAGTTCACGCCCCCGGGGGGCAGCATCCACCTGCGGGCCGAGGCCGAGGCCGGGACCGGGGCTGTCCGCCTCAGCGTCACGGACACCGGCCCGGGGATCCCCCCCGCCGAGCAACCGCACATCTTCGATCGCTATTGGCACGGGGCTCAGCGCAAGCGCGAGGGACATGGCCTGGGCCTCTCCATCGCCAAGGGCATCGTGGAGAGCCACGGAGGGCAGATCCGGCTCGAGCGCACCTCCGGCACAGGCAGCACCTTCTCTCTCTCTCTTCCCGCCGGACAGCAGACGGGCGCGGTCTCGCCTGCCCCCCGCCAGGCACTCCAACGGCCGGGCGCCGAGGAGAGCTTCATTCAAAACGGCGGTGAGATGGGCGCGCTGATGCGCTCCATCGACTGGTCCAAGAACTCGCTGGGCCCCATCGAGGACTGGCCTCAATCCCTGCGGACATCCGTGAGCACGATGCTCCGCTCCCCTTATCCGATCATCCTCTTCTGGGGCCCCCAGCTCCGCATGCTCTACAACGACCCGTTCCGTCCCATCCTCGGGGCGAAGCATCCCGAGACCATGGGGGCGCGCGGGAATGAGGCGCTCGCCGAGGAATGGGCGCTCCTCGGCCCCTTGATGAAGCGCGTCCATGAGACGGGAGAGCCGCTGTTCATCGAGAACGGGAACGTCAACTTCCAGCGGCGGCCGGGCGGCTTGCGAGAGGAGGCCTACTTCACCTGGTCCTACAACCCGACCATTGGTGAGTTGGGGGAGATCGCGGGCCTCTTCGCCATCGCGAGCGAGACAACACGACAGGTGGTCGGGGACCGCCAGCTGGGGATCCTCCGGGAGCTGTCCATCCGGGCGGCGCTCACCAAGAAGGTCGAAGAGGTCTTCCGCTCCGTGGAAGAAGTCCTCGCGCAGGCCGGACATGATCTGCCCTTCGCGCTCTTCTACGTCATCAGGGCCGGCAAGGCGCACCTGGTGAGCTGCGCCGGCCTCGCCCGGGGAGCACCCGCGGCTCCCGTCGAGCTCAGCCTCGGCGACTCCCTCTCGTGGCCGCTCGCCGAGGTGGCCAGCCGGAAGCAGGAGGTGTTGGTCGAAGATCTCCACTTGAAGTTCGGACACCTTCCTGGCGGCCCCTGGCCCGAACCCACCACGCGCGCACTGCTCCTTCCCGTGCCCATGGGCGCGGATGCCGAGGCCACCGGAGTGCTCGTGGCGGGCCTGAGTCCCCTGATGGCGCTGCACGGCGAGTACCGCGGCTTCCTGCAGCTCCTGGCGCGGCAGCTCGCCGCCAGCCTCTCCAGTGCCCGCGCCTATGAACAGGAAAAGCAGCGGGCCGAGGAGCTGGCCCGGCTGGATCAGGCAAAGACTGCCTTCTTCAGCAACGTGAGCCACGAGTTCAGGACTCCGCTTACGCTCATTCTCGGCCCCATCGAGGACGCACTCTCCAAGACGGAGAAAGCGTTGGAGGGAGAGAGGCTCGACCTGGTCCGCCGCAATGCCCTGCGGCTCTACAAGCTGGTCAACACGCTGCTCGACTTCTCGCGCATGGAGGCGGGCCGGGCCCAGGCCCACTACGCGCCGACGGACCTCTCCGCCCTGACGCGCAACCTCGCGAGCGCCTTCCAATCCGCCGTGGAGAGCGCGGGCTTGAGGCTGGTGGTGGACTGCCCACCCCTTCCCGAGCCCATCTACGTGGACCCGGAGATGTGGGAGAAGATTGTCCTGAACCTTCTCTCCAACGCGGTGAAGTACACCCATGAAGGGGAGATCCGCGTGGGCCTCCGGTGGCAGGACGGTCAGGCCGTCCTCACCGTCCAGGACACGGGGGTGGGCATTCCCGAGGAAGAGCTGCCGCGCATCTTCGAGCGCTTCTACCGCGTGCGTGTCACCCAGGGGCGAAGCCACGAGGGCACGGGCATCGGGCTCGCGCTGGTGCAGGAGCTGGTGAAGCTTCACGGCGGCAGCGTCTCGGTGGCCAGCACGCTGAGCGTGGGCACGACCTTCACCCTGCGGCTGCCACGCGGTTCGGCCCACCTGCCCCCCGAGCGGATCGAGCGCACGCACCGGCCAGGCTCTCTGGCCGAGGCGGTGGCGCCCTTCGTGGAAGAGGCGAAGCGCTGGTCCGTGGAGGACTCGGGCCCGCATACCCCCAGCACGGGAGCGTCCGAGGACCCGGCGCTGGAGGTGCCCGAGGAGCTTGCGCGCTCCCGCATCCTCCTCGTGGACGACAACGCCGACCTGCGCATCTACGTCGCGGGGTTGCTCGGGCGGGCCTTCCCCCACGTCGAGACCGCCACGAACGGGAACGACGCGCTCGAGCGGGCCCGGGCCCACCCGCCGGACCTGGTCCTCTCCGATGTGATGATGCCGGGGATGGATGGTTTTGGCCTGGTGCGTGCCCTGCGCGCGAGCGAGGACACGCGCGCCATCCCCATCATCCTGCTGTCCGCGCGGGCGGGGGATGAGGCCACGGTGGAGGGCTTGCAGAGCGGCGCGGATGACTACCTGGTGAAGCCCTTCTCCGCTCGTGAGCTCCTGGTCCGGGTGCGCACCCAGCTCGACATGGCCCGCGTGCGCCGGGAGGCGCTCCGCAACGAGCTCGAGAAGAAGGTGCTGCAAGAGTCCGTTCGGGTGCGAGACGCGTTTCTCAGCCTTGTCAGCCATGAGCTGCGCACGCCCGTGAGCGCCCTGTCGCTCAACGTCCAGTCCCTGCTCCGCAGCGTGGGCAGCCAAGGCCATGCCGAGGCGCTGCTGGAGGCCGTCGGGGCGAAGGCGCAGACGACGCAGAAACACTTGCACCGTCTGTCGCGCCTCGTCGAGCGGCTGCTGGACGTGTCAGAGCTCGTCACCGGCCGACTGAAGCTCACACGGCAGGAAGCCGACCTCTCCGCGATCGCGAGCGCCGTCGTGGATCAGGCGCGGGACAAGGCCCTTCACGCCGGCAGCGTGCTGACCTTGAATGCGCCCTCGCCCGTCATCGGCTCCTGCGATCCGGCGCGGCTGCACCAGCTCCTCGAGAGCCTACTGGACAACGCCCTCAAGTTCGGGGCGGGAAAGCCCATCGAGGTGGCGGTGCGGAGGGACTCGGACCAGGCCTCCATCACGGTGCGAGACCACGGCGTGGGCATCGGGCCGGAGGACCAGGATCGCATTTTCGGACGCTTCGAGCGCGCCGTCTCCGAGAAGAACTATGGAGGGTTCGGGCTGGGCTTGTGGATCGCTCGCCACCTCGCGGAAGCCCACGGCGGCGGCATCCGCCTGCGGCACACAGAGGGCGGAGGCGCCACCTTTACGGCGGTGCTCCCGCTTCACCCTACGGGAGCTTCCCAGCCTCATTGA
- a CDS encoding hybrid sensor histidine kinase/response regulator, protein MTQLRSRPLRILLLEDSPQDAQLIEAVLEEGGLDFELTRASGQAGFKAALAGGRSDLILSDYNVPGFDGLTALAVAQRSCPDVPFLFVSGALGEERAIELLKRGATDYVLKDRLERLVPSVERALREAHEKAERKRAEAELRARAEFEQQLIGIVSHDLRNPLNAILLASSAVLKRDDLDARVTKSILRIQSSGERAARMIRDLLDFTQARMGGGMRVERKPVFLRELVQQVVEEAQVTHPGRELRTHYEGESGGEWDPDRLAQAVDNLVVNALRYSPHGTPVTVRTRDEGDVLTLEVHNEGEPISSELRARLFQPMQRGVAHRDGASRSVGLGLYIVDHIARAHGGEVDVHSSRAEGTTFRLRLPRHVGAGLESQGR, encoded by the coding sequence ATGACACAGCTCAGGAGCAGGCCGCTGCGCATCCTCCTCTTGGAGGACAGTCCTCAGGACGCGCAGCTCATCGAAGCTGTCCTGGAAGAGGGTGGGCTCGACTTCGAGCTCACCCGGGCGTCCGGACAGGCGGGCTTCAAAGCGGCCCTCGCTGGCGGCCGCTCGGATCTCATCCTCTCGGACTACAACGTCCCCGGGTTTGACGGGCTGACGGCGCTCGCCGTGGCCCAGCGCTCCTGTCCTGACGTGCCCTTCCTCTTTGTCTCGGGAGCGCTGGGAGAAGAACGAGCCATCGAGTTGCTCAAGCGGGGGGCCACGGACTACGTCCTCAAAGACCGGCTGGAGCGCCTGGTCCCGAGTGTCGAGCGCGCGCTGCGCGAAGCGCATGAGAAGGCCGAGCGCAAGCGCGCCGAGGCGGAACTCCGCGCACGCGCCGAGTTCGAGCAGCAGCTCATCGGGATCGTGAGCCATGATCTGCGCAATCCGCTGAACGCCATCCTCCTGGCGTCGAGCGCTGTCTTGAAGCGGGATGACCTGGACGCGCGTGTCACGAAGTCGATCTTGCGCATCCAGTCCTCGGGCGAGCGCGCAGCGCGAATGATTCGCGACCTGCTCGACTTCACCCAGGCGCGGATGGGTGGGGGCATGCGGGTCGAGCGCAAGCCGGTGTTCCTCCGGGAGTTGGTGCAACAGGTCGTCGAGGAGGCACAAGTCACGCACCCGGGCCGGGAGCTCCGGACGCACTACGAGGGCGAGAGCGGGGGCGAGTGGGATCCCGATCGGCTGGCCCAGGCGGTGGACAACCTCGTGGTGAACGCCCTCCGCTACAGCCCCCACGGCACGCCCGTCACGGTGAGGACGCGAGACGAGGGGGACGTCTTGACGCTCGAGGTCCACAACGAGGGGGAGCCCATCTCCTCCGAGCTTCGTGCTCGCCTCTTCCAGCCGATGCAGCGCGGTGTCGCCCACAGAGACGGCGCGAGCCGCAGCGTGGGCCTGGGCCTCTACATCGTGGACCACATCGCTCGCGCTCACGGCGGCGAGGTGGACGTCCATTCCTCGCGCGCCGAAGGCACCACGTTCCGTCTCCGCCTGCCCAGGCACGTGGGCGCGGGCCTCGAGAGCCAAGGCCGCTGA
- a CDS encoding TetR/AcrR family transcriptional regulator, whose protein sequence is MAEEKTAVEREKALRADGQRNRERIVAAAAELVARDGAQASLEEIARRAGVGSATLHRHFPSRRALLEVVFRAGVAQLCARAAAQPGEDPGAELAAWLEELTVYTATHRGLAAALLAGPDGLSPEELCCTDMLLDVMEVLVARASSVGALHVGATTKDLMLLANAIAVATEDDPATASRLLRLALTGIRSERNGPPSRPGRARAPRKK, encoded by the coding sequence TTGGCCGAGGAGAAGACCGCCGTGGAGCGTGAGAAGGCGTTGCGAGCGGACGGCCAACGCAACCGGGAGCGGATCGTCGCCGCCGCCGCGGAGCTGGTCGCCAGGGATGGCGCGCAGGCGTCGCTCGAGGAGATCGCGCGGAGGGCGGGGGTGGGCTCCGCGACCCTGCACCGGCACTTCCCGTCGCGGCGGGCGCTGTTGGAGGTAGTATTCCGCGCTGGCGTCGCGCAGCTCTGTGCGCGGGCGGCCGCACAGCCGGGCGAGGACCCCGGCGCTGAGCTGGCTGCCTGGCTCGAAGAGCTGACGGTTTACACAGCGACACACCGCGGGCTTGCCGCTGCGCTGTTGGCCGGCCCGGATGGCCTCTCGCCAGAAGAGCTCTGCTGCACCGACATGCTGCTCGACGTGATGGAGGTTCTGGTGGCACGGGCCTCATCTGTGGGCGCGCTTCACGTCGGCGCCACGACGAAGGACCTGATGCTCTTGGCGAACGCGATTGCCGTCGCCACCGAAGACGATCCGGCCACAGCGAGTCGGCTGCTGCGCCTCGCGCTCACCGGTATCCGGTCTGAAAGGAACGGTCCTCCCTCTCGGCCGGGTCGGGCTCGGGCGCCGAGGAAGAAGTAA
- a CDS encoding ATP-binding protein: MGERIRRHDWSAAGLGPPESWPQRLQGYTDMILRLPTPAIIFWGPEQTQIYNAGYSVIMGPRHPQHLGSSYRDCWPDTYPTIYPWMRRVLDQGEVIQVHKTLIPVTRHGFTEEAYFTFSFVPLRDDDGRINGFLQPVNEVTEEVLAERRLATLRAIAPRATTQAEVIGEATAAFRGNAQDLPFAVVYLWNAAAHRLEPVAHPGLDSLPESLRTTVEQSFEPGLAARVDDLEALLGRSHTGPWPEPTRSAMVLPLRRSPAHAAAGALVLGISPRLRFDEKYQAFFEAVARELAGAVEQQRAQHALRESEALLRTIVASLAEGITLQDAEGAIRFANAAAEQLLGLSTKQMMGRTPADPRWRPVREDGTHFPAEEHPPVVALQTGRPQLGTLMGVHRPDGSLVWLVINALPLPNPGGGTSGVVASFFDISERKAAEARIRELNSTLERRVEERTRELEEANRELEAFSYSVSHDLRAPLRHITGFAQLLEKRTQAILDAKAQDYLKTISEAAQKGGQLVDDLLTFSRMGRAEMRMAPVSLSALVEEVRRELLLDVEGRRVTWKVEALPQVQGDAALLRHVFRNLLANALKYTRRTPEAVIEISARALPGETEVVVRDNGVGFDMQYVGKLFGVFQRLHTVDEFEGTGIGLANVRRVVQRHGGRTWAEGVPGEGATFHFTLPSVGAPGEGHGLSP; the protein is encoded by the coding sequence ATGGGTGAGCGCATTCGCCGGCACGACTGGTCGGCTGCGGGCCTCGGCCCGCCCGAGTCGTGGCCCCAGCGGCTCCAGGGCTACACCGACATGATTCTGCGGCTGCCCACGCCCGCCATCATCTTCTGGGGGCCCGAGCAGACTCAAATCTACAACGCGGGCTACTCCGTCATCATGGGACCGCGGCACCCCCAGCACCTGGGCTCCTCCTACCGCGACTGCTGGCCGGACACCTACCCCACCATCTATCCGTGGATGCGGCGGGTGTTGGATCAGGGCGAAGTCATCCAGGTGCACAAGACGCTCATCCCGGTCACGCGTCATGGCTTCACGGAGGAGGCCTACTTCACGTTCTCCTTCGTTCCGCTCCGGGATGACGACGGCCGGATCAACGGCTTCCTGCAGCCCGTCAACGAAGTGACCGAGGAGGTACTCGCGGAGCGGAGGCTCGCCACGCTGCGCGCCATCGCGCCCCGGGCCACGACTCAGGCCGAGGTGATTGGCGAGGCCACCGCCGCCTTCCGCGGAAACGCGCAGGATCTCCCCTTCGCGGTGGTGTACCTGTGGAACGCGGCTGCTCACAGGCTGGAGCCCGTGGCGCACCCTGGGTTGGACTCGCTGCCAGAGTCGCTGCGGACGACGGTAGAGCAGTCGTTCGAGCCTGGACTGGCGGCGAGGGTGGACGATCTCGAAGCGCTGCTGGGGCGCAGCCACACGGGCCCATGGCCAGAGCCGACACGATCGGCGATGGTGCTCCCGCTCCGGCGCTCTCCGGCCCACGCGGCCGCGGGCGCGCTGGTGCTCGGCATCAGCCCGCGCTTGAGGTTCGACGAGAAGTACCAGGCGTTCTTCGAGGCCGTGGCCCGCGAGCTGGCGGGCGCCGTCGAGCAACAACGCGCTCAGCACGCGCTGCGGGAGAGCGAAGCCCTGCTGCGCACGATTGTCGCGTCGCTCGCGGAGGGCATCACCTTGCAGGACGCGGAGGGGGCGATCCGCTTCGCGAACGCCGCCGCCGAGCAGCTGCTGGGGCTCAGCACAAAGCAGATGATGGGCCGCACCCCGGCGGACCCGCGCTGGCGCCCTGTCCGTGAGGACGGCACCCACTTCCCCGCGGAAGAGCACCCGCCCGTCGTAGCCCTCCAGACCGGCAGGCCCCAGCTGGGCACGCTGATGGGGGTGCACCGGCCGGATGGCAGCCTCGTATGGCTGGTCATCAACGCCCTGCCACTGCCAAACCCCGGAGGAGGCACGTCCGGTGTGGTGGCCTCCTTCTTCGACATCTCCGAGCGGAAGGCTGCGGAAGCAAGGATCCGCGAGCTCAACTCCACCCTCGAGAGACGGGTGGAGGAGCGGACCCGGGAGCTGGAAGAGGCCAACCGGGAGCTGGAGGCCTTCAGCTACTCGGTGTCCCACGATCTGCGCGCCCCGCTGCGCCACATCACAGGCTTCGCCCAACTGCTGGAAAAGCGCACCCAGGCGATCCTCGACGCCAAGGCCCAGGACTATTTGAAGACCATTTCGGAGGCCGCTCAGAAGGGGGGGCAGCTCGTTGACGACCTGCTCACCTTCAGCCGCATGGGGCGCGCGGAGATGCGTATGGCGCCTGTCTCCTTGAGCGCGCTGGTGGAGGAAGTGCGGAGAGAGCTCTTGCTCGACGTGGAAGGCCGCCGGGTGACATGGAAGGTGGAAGCCCTCCCGCAGGTCCAAGGGGACGCGGCGCTGCTGCGGCACGTCTTCAGGAACCTGTTGGCCAACGCCCTCAAGTACACCCGGAGGACGCCAGAGGCTGTCATTGAGATCTCCGCGCGTGCGCTCCCGGGTGAAACAGAGGTCGTCGTGCGCGACAACGGGGTGGGCTTCGACATGCAGTATGTCGGTAAGCTCTTCGGTGTCTTTCAGCGGCTTCACACCGTCGATGAGTTCGAAGGCACGGGCATCGGGCTGGCGAACGTGCGCCGCGTCGTGCAGCGCCACGGGGGCCGCACGTGGGCCGAGGGCGTCCCAGGCGAGGGAGCCACGTTCCACTTCACTCTGCCGAGCGTGGGTGCGCCAGGGGAGGGGCACGGACTCTCCCCATGA
- a CDS encoding NmrA family NAD(P)-binding protein yields the protein MSRSDPVLVTAATGRQGGATARALLAEGSTSVRVLVRNPDAPNAKALAAAGAEVVIGDLDDPRSLRAACAGTRAVFSMQSPILSATGVDYSKEREQGKNLVEAALAEGVGTFVHTATSGVGDHRNVEGWAEGRWKSHEDYWENKFATCELVRNAGFDRWTIILPATFMDHSMLDPAGFADGRQLVTVIRTDRPIGLIAPEDIGKAAAAAINDPARFKGVTLQLAGDLLTLPQIAEILSRLDSKEYVVQSGTVEEAVAAGLHPGVAQGLTYMNVAPVLARPEIARSYGLSPMSFETWARQQRGMA from the coding sequence ATGAGCCGCAGCGATCCCGTTCTCGTCACCGCCGCCACAGGGCGACAGGGCGGCGCCACCGCCCGGGCGCTGCTGGCCGAAGGCAGCACATCGGTGCGGGTACTGGTGCGCAACCCGGACGCGCCGAACGCGAAGGCCCTCGCGGCGGCCGGCGCCGAGGTGGTCATCGGGGATCTCGACGATCCGCGATCGCTGCGCGCCGCCTGCGCCGGGACACGGGCGGTGTTCTCGATGCAGTCGCCCATTCTCTCCGCGACCGGCGTTGACTACAGCAAGGAGCGCGAGCAGGGGAAAAACCTCGTCGAGGCCGCGTTGGCCGAAGGCGTCGGCACGTTCGTGCACACCGCGACGTCGGGCGTCGGCGACCACCGCAACGTCGAGGGCTGGGCCGAGGGCCGCTGGAAGTCCCACGAGGACTACTGGGAGAACAAGTTCGCGACCTGCGAGCTCGTGCGCAACGCCGGCTTCGACCGCTGGACCATCATCCTACCCGCCACCTTCATGGACCACTCCATGCTCGATCCCGCCGGCTTCGCCGACGGGCGCCAGCTGGTCACGGTGATCAGGACTGATCGGCCCATTGGGCTCATCGCCCCGGAGGACATCGGCAAGGCAGCCGCGGCGGCGATCAACGATCCCGCCAGGTTCAAAGGTGTGACGCTGCAGCTCGCCGGCGACCTGCTCACGCTTCCTCAGATCGCCGAGATCCTCTCGCGCCTCGACAGCAAGGAGTACGTCGTGCAGTCAGGCACGGTCGAGGAGGCCGTCGCCGCCGGCCTGCATCCCGGTGTGGCGCAGGGACTGACGTACATGAACGTCGCCCCGGTGCTGGCACGGCCCGAGATCGCCCGCTCCTACGGGCTCTCTCCCATGAGCTTCGAGACGTGGGCCCGCCAGCAGCGCGGGATGGCCTGA